From the genome of Schaalia dentiphila ATCC 17982, one region includes:
- the rplS gene encoding 50S ribosomal protein L19 → MQKLDAVDAASLRDDIPSFRAGDTLKVHVKVIEGNRSRIQVFQGVVIARRGHGVSSTFTIRKVSFGVGVERTFPVHAPTIDHIEVVTKGDVRRAKLYYLRERHGKAAKIKEHRSGKSA, encoded by the coding sequence ATGCAGAAGCTGGACGCCGTTGATGCGGCTTCGCTGCGCGATGACATCCCCTCGTTCCGAGCTGGCGACACCCTCAAGGTGCACGTCAAGGTCATCGAAGGTAACCGCTCTCGTATCCAGGTCTTCCAGGGTGTCGTGATCGCTCGTCGCGGTCACGGTGTGTCCTCCACGTTCACGATCCGCAAGGTTTCCTTCGGTGTGGGCGTCGAGCGTACCTTCCCGGTCCACGCCCCCACGATCGACCACATCGAGGTCGTTACCAAGGGCGACGTGCGTCGCGCTAAGCTCTACTACCTGCGTGAGCGTCACGGTAAGGCTGCGAAGATCAAGGAACACCGTTCCGGCAAGTCCGCCTGA